A window of the Candidatus Bathyarchaeia archaeon genome harbors these coding sequences:
- a CDS encoding cation diffusion facilitator family transporter, which produces MSIGKSISNVRALQLSFIAIATVVVFEGMVGLITNSLAIIGDSAHALLDTVTTLILLVTTKLSMKPPDDEHLYGHGKIEPIGGLIGGVALIGLAAYLFYEAATRIYTITYFASAFVRHEPIGFAAVAYTLAVDFFRIGTLWGRDKGSVTIKASLYHALSDFASTMIALLGFGLLFLGVDDRVDATASIVLSFLLVYLTIGLVRTSGAELSDQIPKSTVAEIRKEIMGTKGAHMCKDLKVRKVGTKTFVETTICVPSAMELAEAHDVASQIENNITRLYGDSSVTVHIEPVGADRAVDKQIEGLATAVEGVRGVHNLTSVYTKDKLYITLHALVDPQLPIEQAHDIAERIEANLTGQITDIENVTVHIEPFTSTLRREFVVEEADVRRIIRQIVEAHPNIRRARRVVTYVSEKRRYINVDCVFDKGISVEAMHDTVSHVEAEIKGKFKEAVVTIHAEPSP; this is translated from the coding sequence ATGTCCATTGGAAAAAGCATCAGCAACGTCAGAGCACTGCAACTTTCGTTTATCGCCATAGCCACAGTCGTAGTTTTCGAAGGTATGGTTGGGCTGATTACGAACAGCCTGGCCATAATAGGCGACTCGGCGCACGCCCTGCTCGACACAGTAACCACTCTCATTCTTCTCGTAACTACCAAACTCTCCATGAAACCACCAGACGACGAACATCTCTACGGACACGGCAAAATCGAACCTATAGGCGGCTTGATCGGAGGTGTGGCACTCATCGGCTTGGCGGCCTACCTTTTCTATGAAGCAGCAACGCGAATCTATACAATTACTTACTTCGCAAGTGCTTTTGTACGCCATGAACCGATCGGCTTCGCAGCTGTTGCTTACACGTTGGCTGTCGATTTTTTCAGAATAGGAACCCTGTGGGGCAGAGATAAAGGCAGCGTTACTATAAAGGCTAGCCTTTACCATGCACTTTCAGACTTCGCATCGACCATGATCGCACTCTTGGGTTTCGGACTTCTTTTTCTTGGAGTCGACGATAGAGTTGACGCGACCGCCTCCATAGTCCTGAGCTTTTTGCTAGTTTATCTCACGATTGGACTCGTTCGAACCAGTGGCGCAGAGCTAAGCGACCAGATACCGAAAAGCACAGTCGCTGAAATCAGAAAGGAAATCATGGGCACTAAAGGGGCTCACATGTGCAAAGATTTGAAGGTGAGAAAAGTTGGCACCAAAACTTTCGTGGAAACCACAATATGTGTACCCAGCGCTATGGAACTGGCTGAGGCACATGACGTTGCGTCACAGATAGAGAACAACATAACTCGCCTTTACGGCGACTCTTCCGTGACGGTTCATATAGAGCCAGTTGGAGCTGATAGGGCTGTTGACAAACAGATTGAAGGCTTGGCAACAGCGGTTGAAGGAGTCAGAGGAGTTCACAACCTTACGAGCGTCTATACTAAAGACAAGTTATACATCACACTGCACGCTTTGGTTGACCCGCAACTTCCCATTGAGCAAGCTCATGACATAGCTGAGCGAATAGAAGCAAACTTGACTGGACAGATCACAGACATCGAAAACGTCACGGTTCACATCGAGCCGTTCACATCCACCCTACGTCGAGAGTTTGTAGTCGAAGAAGCGGATGTACGGAGGATTATCCGGCAAATAGTCGAGGCCCATCCAAATATCAGAAGAGCCAGAAGAGTTGTAACCTACGTCAGCGAAAAGAGACGCTATATTAACGTTGACTGCGTGTTTGACAAAGGCATTTCAGTCGAAGCTATGCACGACACGGTTTCACATGTTGAAGCCGAGATCAAGGGCAAATTCAAAGAAGCAGTAGTCACAATTCACGCAGAACCTTCGCCGTAG
- the tsaA gene encoding tRNA (N6-threonylcarbamoyladenosine(37)-N6)-methyltransferase TrmO, giving the protein MPTKSIKMAPIGYVRRASKNENVKDRSLVCRIVIRKDLIEALEGVEDFSHLFVIFYMHKIRDREKALKVHPRGRTDLPLLGVFATRTALRPDPIGLTLVELLERKGNILYVKGLDAHDQTPVLDLKPADSRDLPGSVRIPKWLEFLEKEPAETRKADLKRCADEL; this is encoded by the coding sequence TTGCCAACAAAATCAATCAAGATGGCCCCCATCGGCTACGTGCGCCGAGCATCAAAAAACGAAAATGTCAAAGATCGAAGCCTAGTCTGTCGAATCGTTATACGCAAAGATCTGATTGAAGCACTTGAGGGCGTCGAAGATTTCTCTCACCTATTCGTCATATTCTACATGCATAAGATAAGAGACCGAGAAAAGGCACTGAAGGTGCACCCACGAGGAAGAACGGATCTGCCTTTGCTTGGCGTTTTCGCCACTCGAACAGCTCTCCGCCCTGATCCCATAGGCTTAACCTTGGTTGAACTCCTAGAGCGCAAAGGCAACATTCTGTATGTGAAGGGTTTGGATGCTCATGACCAGACTCCGGTCTTGGACTTGAAGCCCGCGGACAGCAGAGATCTGCCGGGAAGTGTAAGAATTCCGAAGTGGCTCGAATTCTTGGAGAAAGAACCGGCTGAGACTCGAAAAGCTGATTTGAAACGATGCGCAGATGAATTATGA
- a CDS encoding DsrE family protein, translating to MAKLLIILFSPPESQNTNTVYALSKAAVEMNHEVTIFCDVDATYNLLAKQTSAGKIAELIKAGVHVHACRESARLRGIETKSDFIEGVVESSLGRLAELMEQHDRVVAFG from the coding sequence ATGGCGAAACTCCTCATCATCTTGTTCTCTCCACCCGAGTCTCAGAACACCAACACCGTGTATGCCTTGTCAAAGGCCGCGGTTGAAATGAACCATGAGGTCACTATTTTCTGCGACGTAGACGCCACTTACAATCTCCTAGCAAAGCAAACATCCGCTGGCAAAATCGCTGAGCTAATCAAGGCAGGAGTTCATGTTCATGCTTGCAGAGAAAGCGCAAGGCTCAGAGGCATTGAAACTAAGAGCGATTTTATCGAGGGCGTAGTTGAGAGCAGCTTGGGAAGGTTAGCTGAACTGATGGAGCAGCATGATCGAGTTGTAGCATTTGGATGA
- the asnS gene encoding asparagine--tRNA ligase encodes MVYTVIDSILSGKVKGKKVEMRGWVYRKRESKDTIFLVIRDASGIIQTVIKKDSPAWAEAEKATIESVITLAGSVKLDKRAPGGHEIAVDKLEIMGLAENFPIAKDKSEEFLRNVRHLWLRSRKMNTIMKIRSEVLKYVHEYFDKQRFAEVSPPMFISSAVEGGATLFGVKYFDDVMYLTQSAQLHLEVLIYSLEKVYCVAPSFRAEKSRTIRHLTEYWHVESEEAFSTIDDLMRLEEGLVSFICQSAARKCKKHLEALGLDPKELAKIKTPFPKITYDEAIQRLQKAGCQIQWGEDFGFNEEKVLTQEFGGPVFVYKYPKKIKAFYVKAYPDRPETVMSADLLVPRIGELSTGGARVDSKEEMLRNLQEFGLRPEDYEWYIDLRRYGSVPHTGFGMGVERLLAWMLNLESVFDSIPFPRTTRRSHP; translated from the coding sequence ATGGTCTACACTGTCATAGACAGCATCCTAAGTGGCAAGGTCAAAGGCAAGAAAGTCGAGATGCGTGGATGGGTCTACCGTAAACGTGAAAGCAAGGACACGATTTTTCTCGTGATAAGAGACGCTTCTGGCATCATCCAAACCGTAATCAAGAAGGACAGCCCAGCGTGGGCAGAAGCTGAGAAAGCAACCATAGAATCTGTTATTACCTTGGCTGGGTCTGTCAAATTGGACAAGCGGGCTCCAGGCGGGCATGAAATCGCGGTAGACAAACTAGAAATCATGGGGTTGGCTGAGAATTTCCCTATAGCTAAGGACAAGAGTGAGGAATTTCTCCGAAACGTACGTCACCTGTGGCTGCGAAGCCGCAAAATGAACACCATCATGAAAATACGAAGCGAAGTCTTGAAGTATGTTCATGAGTATTTCGACAAACAAAGGTTTGCTGAGGTTTCTCCGCCCATGTTCATCTCGAGCGCGGTTGAGGGCGGCGCCACGTTGTTCGGTGTAAAATACTTTGACGACGTCATGTATCTAACTCAAAGCGCCCAACTGCATCTAGAAGTCCTGATCTACTCTTTGGAAAAAGTGTACTGTGTGGCACCTTCATTCAGAGCGGAGAAAAGTCGAACGATTAGGCACTTGACAGAGTATTGGCACGTTGAATCGGAAGAAGCTTTCTCAACGATCGATGACCTCATGCGTCTGGAAGAAGGCTTAGTGAGCTTCATTTGCCAGAGTGCTGCACGAAAATGCAAGAAGCATCTCGAAGCGTTGGGATTAGATCCCAAGGAGCTCGCCAAAATCAAGACCCCTTTCCCGAAAATAACTTATGACGAGGCGATTCAGCGATTGCAGAAAGCAGGCTGCCAGATACAGTGGGGAGAAGACTTCGGCTTCAACGAGGAGAAAGTCTTAACGCAAGAGTTTGGGGGGCCAGTGTTTGTGTACAAGTATCCAAAAAAGATCAAGGCGTTCTATGTTAAAGCCTATCCAGACCGACCGGAAACCGTGATGTCTGCAGATCTTCTTGTTCCCCGAATCGGCGAACTGTCAACTGGCGGCGCCCGTGTAGACAGTAAAGAGGAGATGTTAAGGAACCTGCAGGAGTTTGGCTTGCGGCCTGAAGATTACGAATGGTACATCGACCTCAGGCGGTATGGCAGCGTGCCGCACACCGGCTTCGGAATGGGAGTTGAACGCCTATTAGCTTGGATGCTTAACCTAGAAAGCGTATTTGACTCCATCCCCTTCCCACGCACAACACGAAGATCACATCCGTAG
- the tusB gene encoding sulfurtransferase complex subunit TusB has protein sequence MLIILSRPATAEAHESIFQIAEKLSRKGESIAVLHIQDASIAVTMKEYCDELVKSKIGVYSLKADLEARGLLKKVNKEVKLIDYKQWVDLLMNEHNRIVSWTG, from the coding sequence ATGCTAATCATTCTAAGCAGACCCGCCACAGCCGAAGCCCACGAGTCAATATTCCAGATAGCTGAGAAGCTAAGCAGGAAAGGCGAAAGCATTGCTGTCCTGCATATTCAAGACGCAAGTATTGCTGTCACGATGAAGGAATATTGCGATGAACTTGTGAAAAGCAAGATAGGCGTGTATTCCCTGAAAGCCGATCTTGAAGCAAGAGGATTACTAAAGAAAGTCAACAAAGAGGTCAAACTAATCGATTACAAACAATGGGTCGACCTTCTGATGAACGAGCACAACAGAATCGTTTCATGGACAGGCTAA
- a CDS encoding SDR family NAD(P)-dependent oxidoreductase has translation MLQNKVALVTGATGTLGRTVTRMLLENGVKVVATYRNKDKLNDLFKFVGALKENVTGIEADVTHEQSVQSLVKKAIERHGRIDYLLNIAGAYAGGSDISTTDESQWDFMMSVNLKSAFLCTKAVLPHMMGQNYGRIVSVSSRTAVEKGRRAKSGAYAVSKAGIIILTETIAEEVRNHNINVNCIMPSTIDTPDNRRNFPKADFSKWVDPKDIAEVILFLLSDSSKVTSGACIPVYGKA, from the coding sequence TTGTTGCAGAACAAGGTAGCCCTAGTCACTGGCGCGACTGGAACATTGGGAAGAACCGTTACAAGAATGCTTCTTGAAAACGGGGTTAAGGTTGTCGCAACATATCGAAACAAAGACAAGTTGAACGATCTCTTCAAGTTCGTAGGAGCATTAAAGGAGAATGTGACCGGGATTGAAGCAGACGTTACTCATGAGCAGAGTGTCCAAAGCCTGGTCAAGAAAGCCATAGAGAGGCATGGACGAATAGACTATCTCCTCAACATCGCAGGTGCTTATGCCGGTGGAAGCGACATATCAACCACGGATGAGAGTCAATGGGACTTCATGATGAGCGTCAACCTCAAATCTGCTTTTCTCTGCACCAAAGCCGTTCTGCCTCACATGATGGGACAGAATTATGGCAGAATAGTCAGCGTGTCATCTAGAACGGCAGTGGAGAAAGGTCGTCGCGCCAAATCAGGGGCCTACGCTGTTTCAAAGGCTGGCATCATAATCCTAACGGAGACCATTGCTGAAGAGGTGAGGAACCATAACATAAACGTTAACTGCATAATGCCAAGTACAATTGACACACCCGATAATAGACGGAATTTTCCAAAAGCCGACTTTTCAAAATGGGTTGACCCAAAAGACATAGCCGAAGTCATACTTTTCCTGTTGTCAGACTCGTCGAAAGTGACAAGCGGCGCGTGTATTCCAGTATATGGAAAAGCATAA
- a CDS encoding DsrE family protein: MVSKILLVIKSAPYGGGRATEGLRMATAMIAMDVLPQILFVDDGVYCLVKNQTPETVGLTSFAERLKAIVDLIGVHVLSDSLNQRSVKNDDLEGNCKVKTLTLDETADLFAQCDSVITF, from the coding sequence TTGGTAAGTAAGATCCTTCTGGTCATTAAAAGCGCTCCTTACGGAGGGGGAAGGGCAACTGAAGGGCTTCGCATGGCCACCGCCATGATAGCCATGGACGTACTGCCTCAAATTCTATTCGTTGACGATGGAGTTTACTGCCTTGTGAAGAATCAAACACCCGAAACCGTGGGTCTCACGTCATTTGCGGAACGATTGAAAGCAATTGTCGACCTGATCGGTGTTCATGTTCTTTCTGATTCCTTGAATCAAAGAAGCGTGAAGAACGACGACTTGGAAGGCAACTGCAAGGTCAAGACGCTGACACTCGATGAGACAGCAGACTTGTTTGCCCAGTGCGATTCCGTGATAACATTCTAG
- a CDS encoding radical SAM protein, whose amino-acid sequence MVLKGLHFLLTYQCTQECDHCFVWSSPSYLETMTLTQIRELLKEAKKLGTVDMIWFEGGEPFLYYRTLIKGIEEAKKLGFKVGALSNAYWATSFEDAVEWLRPLAESSIASLGLSSDNYHGEDSMAERVKNGVLAAKKLNIPVGIMATTEMPPKLAELPGGASELLYRGRAAKKLLKGAPRKPWLEFNKCPHENLTAPERVHVDPLGYIHVCQGLAIGNCWEKPLSEIIQSYDATSHPIIKWLVEGGPAALVQRLGLSQKRSYADACHLCYEARLKLRSRYPEWLAPGQMYGEGLK is encoded by the coding sequence ATGGTTTTAAAAGGGTTACACTTTCTCCTGACGTACCAGTGCACGCAGGAGTGCGACCATTGCTTTGTGTGGAGTAGTCCGAGTTACCTTGAAACCATGACGCTCACGCAGATTCGCGAGTTGCTTAAAGAAGCAAAGAAACTGGGAACGGTTGACATGATTTGGTTCGAAGGAGGAGAGCCCTTTCTCTACTATCGGACCTTGATTAAGGGAATTGAGGAGGCTAAGAAGCTGGGTTTTAAGGTTGGGGCGCTGTCAAATGCTTACTGGGCTACGAGTTTTGAGGATGCAGTTGAATGGCTACGCCCACTAGCAGAGTCATCCATCGCTAGCCTAGGGTTGAGCAGCGATAACTATCATGGAGAAGATTCGATGGCTGAAAGAGTGAAAAACGGTGTTCTAGCAGCTAAAAAACTCAACATACCTGTTGGAATAATGGCCACCACAGAAATGCCGCCGAAACTTGCGGAACTGCCCGGCGGCGCCAGCGAACTCTTGTACCGAGGGAGAGCAGCCAAGAAACTGCTGAAGGGCGCTCCCAGAAAGCCCTGGTTAGAATTCAACAAGTGCCCACACGAGAATTTAACTGCTCCCGAGAGAGTACACGTAGACCCGCTTGGATACATCCATGTATGCCAAGGACTCGCCATTGGAAACTGTTGGGAGAAGCCCTTGTCAGAAATCATTCAATCTTACGATGCGACATCTCATCCGATTATCAAATGGCTTGTGGAAGGCGGTCCAGCAGCCTTGGTTCAGCGACTCGGTTTGTCTCAAAAACGAAGCTACGCAGATGCGTGCCATTTATGCTACGAAGCTAGACTTAAGCTAAGGTCAAGGTATCCCGAGTGGTTGGCACCGGGGCAGATGTATGGAGAAGGACTTAAGTAA
- a CDS encoding FAD-binding protein has product MIKHDVIVVGAGLAGLRAAIEAREKGADVAVLSKLHPVRSHSDQAQGGINAPLGEDDSWEKHTFDTIKGSDYLADQDAVEVMCKDAPRAIIELEHWGALFTRFDNGRIAQRPFGGAGFPRTCFAADKTGHVLQTTIFEQSRKNGVQMYEEWFATSLVVEDNVCKGLTAIEIVTGEVHAVEAKAVILAAGGAGQVYNKTSNSLSTTGDGIAMAYNAGIPIEDMEFVQFHPTTLYGSNILVSEGARGEGGYLVNAQGERFMKKYAPDKMELAPRDIVARAIETEITEGRGFANEYVHLDLRHLGEAKINERLPTIRELAIYFAGVDPVKEPIPIQPAQHYTMGGVPTGMNGVTPVKGLYAAGECACISVHGANRLGGNSLLDTVVFGKRAGAKAAEYAKEASATGFPEKPLQNEQKRIETLLNRKDGVKASEIKRAMGSTMFDKVGIFRQKRDGETAVKNVAALKRQIETVSVMDSSRKFNTSLIETLELGFELDLAEVIVAGALARKESRGAHHRTDYPKRDDDKWLKHTLAVRTADGPKLSYKPVTITRFKPEARGY; this is encoded by the coding sequence ATGATAAAACATGACGTAATTGTGGTTGGAGCCGGACTAGCTGGACTTCGAGCTGCGATTGAAGCCAGAGAAAAAGGCGCAGACGTCGCTGTTCTGTCGAAGCTACACCCAGTGCGCTCGCATTCAGATCAAGCACAGGGCGGAATAAACGCCCCTCTAGGCGAAGACGACAGCTGGGAGAAACACACCTTTGACACAATCAAAGGCAGCGACTACCTAGCCGACCAAGATGCAGTTGAAGTCATGTGCAAAGATGCGCCCAGAGCCATAATTGAACTTGAACACTGGGGCGCACTTTTCACCCGTTTTGACAATGGCAGGATAGCTCAGCGTCCTTTTGGGGGAGCAGGTTTTCCGCGAACGTGTTTTGCCGCTGACAAAACTGGGCATGTGTTGCAGACAACGATTTTTGAACAATCGCGCAAGAACGGCGTTCAGATGTACGAGGAGTGGTTTGCCACTTCACTAGTTGTTGAAGACAATGTCTGCAAGGGATTAACCGCCATCGAAATCGTGACCGGCGAAGTTCATGCTGTCGAAGCCAAGGCTGTTATCTTGGCTGCTGGTGGCGCTGGGCAAGTCTACAACAAGACTTCAAATTCGCTTTCAACAACTGGCGACGGCATTGCCATGGCATATAATGCTGGCATTCCCATTGAAGACATGGAGTTCGTGCAGTTTCATCCCACCACGCTTTATGGTTCTAACATTCTTGTAAGCGAAGGCGCCAGAGGCGAAGGCGGCTACCTAGTCAACGCTCAGGGCGAACGCTTCATGAAAAAGTACGCGCCTGACAAAATGGAGTTAGCTCCCAGAGACATTGTTGCCCGCGCCATAGAAACCGAGATCACAGAAGGCCGAGGCTTCGCAAACGAATACGTGCACTTGGACTTGCGCCATCTGGGTGAGGCAAAAATCAACGAGCGTCTCCCTACGATTCGAGAGTTAGCCATCTACTTTGCGGGAGTCGATCCCGTAAAGGAGCCCATCCCTATTCAGCCAGCGCAACATTACACCATGGGGGGCGTTCCCACAGGTATGAATGGGGTGACGCCAGTTAAAGGGCTCTACGCTGCAGGCGAATGCGCTTGCATAAGCGTCCACGGAGCCAACCGCTTAGGCGGCAACTCTCTGCTCGACACAGTTGTGTTTGGTAAACGAGCTGGAGCAAAAGCGGCAGAATATGCGAAAGAAGCTTCGGCTACCGGTTTTCCTGAGAAACCTCTGCAGAACGAGCAGAAACGCATCGAGACGTTGCTAAATCGCAAAGACGGGGTAAAAGCCTCGGAAATCAAGAGAGCAATGGGCAGCACGATGTTTGACAAAGTAGGCATTTTCAGACAAAAACGCGATGGGGAAACCGCTGTCAAAAACGTAGCGGCCTTGAAGCGTCAGATTGAAACAGTTTCAGTCATGGATTCAAGCCGCAAATTCAACACAAGTTTGATTGAAACCTTGGAACTAGGCTTCGAGCTAGACTTGGCTGAGGTTATTGTAGCTGGCGCCTTGGCGAGGAAGGAAAGCCGAGGGGCTCATCATCGCACTGATTATCCGAAGCGGGACGATGACAAATGGTTGAAGCACACTTTAGCAGTCCGAACTGCCGATGGCCCCAAACTTTCATACAAGCCTGTAACGATCACCCGCTTCAAACCTGAAGCAAGAGGTTACTAA
- a CDS encoding demethoxyubiquinone hydroxylase family protein, with protein sequence MSILLTKEQRKKLVDELNKGVAREITAIVQYSYHHVMAEGINSPAISEMFEKTALDEMQHLEEFSDRINYLGGVPTTKPNPIKVGGTLEKMIKDDLATEYEAIRLYKAQIDIAREIGDTTTRLMLEKILATEEEHADKWETLLKMRPK encoded by the coding sequence ATGAGCATTTTACTGACCAAAGAGCAGCGCAAAAAACTGGTTGACGAACTGAACAAAGGCGTAGCACGGGAAATAACAGCTATTGTGCAGTATTCCTACCATCACGTGATGGCTGAAGGCATCAACAGTCCAGCTATATCAGAGATGTTTGAGAAAACAGCCCTCGACGAAATGCAGCATTTGGAGGAGTTCTCAGACAGAATCAATTACTTAGGCGGCGTGCCCACCACAAAGCCGAATCCGATCAAAGTTGGCGGCACACTCGAAAAGATGATCAAAGACGATTTGGCAACCGAGTATGAAGCCATACGATTGTACAAGGCTCAGATTGACATCGCCAGAGAAATCGGCGACACTACGACACGGTTAATGCTTGAAAAAATCCTTGCCACTGAAGAAGAGCATGCTGACAAATGGGAAACACTGCTCAAAATGCGACCCAAGTAA
- a CDS encoding 2Fe-2S iron-sulfur cluster-binding protein, which yields MTAQEAVFRILRYNPERDASRRYETYRVKIDNRMTVLDALEDIKHEQDASLSFRRSCRSGICGSCAMKVNSLAKLACKTRVVTEVENHGEVLVEPMDNMPLIRDLVVDMNEFWREIDRGTPWLEWDNTLEGSSKENLLTNEQQQVSGRLADCIMCGCCFSDCVSRIFDKNFAGPASLAKVHRLVADPRDKVGANRVPALVGLGLWACTHCYFCWSQCPRDVRPVAAISVLRALSFKQGDESHGARHVNAFMNSIERTGMLNEATLYLRTMGWTTIRDFDLILKMAVKGKAPLPFPRPVPKIDEIRSIFRLAHEVKEK from the coding sequence ATGACGGCTCAAGAAGCGGTTTTTCGAATCTTGCGGTACAACCCAGAGAGAGACGCAAGCCGTCGTTATGAAACGTATCGTGTAAAGATCGACAATCGCATGACCGTGCTCGACGCGCTTGAAGACATCAAACACGAACAGGACGCGTCGCTCTCCTTTAGGCGATCGTGTCGAAGCGGCATCTGCGGCTCGTGCGCCATGAAAGTCAACAGCCTCGCTAAGTTGGCGTGCAAGACACGCGTCGTGACTGAAGTGGAAAATCATGGCGAAGTACTGGTTGAACCCATGGACAACATGCCGTTGATTAGAGACCTAGTCGTCGACATGAACGAGTTTTGGCGCGAAATCGATAGAGGAACACCTTGGCTTGAATGGGACAATACCTTAGAAGGCTCAAGCAAAGAAAACCTGCTCACAAACGAACAACAACAGGTTTCAGGAAGATTAGCTGACTGCATAATGTGCGGATGCTGCTTCTCAGACTGCGTTTCAAGGATTTTTGACAAGAACTTCGCGGGTCCAGCGTCTCTGGCAAAAGTTCATCGGCTAGTCGCTGACCCTCGAGACAAAGTTGGAGCAAACAGGGTTCCAGCATTAGTTGGGTTAGGCTTGTGGGCGTGCACGCACTGCTATTTCTGCTGGTCACAATGTCCCAGAGACGTGAGACCAGTGGCTGCAATTTCTGTACTGAGAGCTTTGTCGTTCAAACAAGGTGACGAAAGCCATGGCGCACGCCACGTCAACGCATTTATGAATTCAATTGAACGCACAGGCATGCTCAACGAAGCTACACTGTATTTAAGAACCATGGGCTGGACCACTATCCGCGACTTTGACCTCATCCTGAAGATGGCTGTTAAAGGCAAGGCGCCCTTACCGTTTCCCCGACCTGTGCCCAAAATCGACGAGATTCGCTCAATATTCCGCTTAGCGCATGAGGTGAAAGAGAAGTGA
- a CDS encoding L-threonylcarbamoyladenylate synthase, with the protein MKRKSVGRKVKGTLWVKVNSEKPQAEIIQIAAKMIRAGGLVAFPTETVYGLGADALNPVAVAKIFKAKERPADNPIIVHVANKKDVYKLASDVPDVAEKLMTEFWPGPLTLILKRSSLVPDITVVGLDTIGIRMPRNKVALALIKESGTPIAAPSANLAGKPSPTEAQHVINDLAGRIYIVLDAGPTKIGVESTVIDMTTPIPKILRPGGISYEKLKSVIGSVELHPIAVAEKKMRLT; encoded by the coding sequence TTGAAACGGAAGAGTGTTGGGAGAAAGGTAAAGGGCACGCTTTGGGTCAAAGTCAACTCTGAAAAACCTCAAGCCGAAATCATCCAAATTGCGGCGAAAATGATCAGAGCAGGCGGCTTGGTAGCTTTTCCAACTGAGACAGTATATGGACTCGGTGCTGATGCCTTGAACCCAGTTGCGGTAGCTAAGATATTCAAGGCAAAAGAGCGTCCAGCAGACAATCCGATAATAGTTCACGTCGCCAACAAAAAAGACGTGTACAAATTGGCAAGTGATGTTCCAGACGTTGCGGAGAAACTGATGACTGAATTTTGGCCTGGGCCTCTAACTTTGATTTTGAAGCGATCGAGTCTAGTGCCAGATATAACCGTTGTGGGCTTAGACACCATTGGGATCAGGATGCCACGCAACAAGGTAGCCCTTGCTCTCATCAAGGAATCAGGCACTCCCATTGCAGCCCCCAGCGCAAACCTAGCTGGCAAACCAAGTCCAACTGAGGCGCAACACGTGATCAATGACCTTGCCGGAAGAATCTACATCGTGTTAGATGCAGGACCCACCAAAATCGGCGTCGAATCAACCGTCATCGACATGACAACTCCAATCCCCAAGATTCTGCGACCTGGAGGCATATCCTACGAGAAACTGAAGAGTGTTATAGGCAGCGTTGAGTTACACCCCATTGCGGTGGCGGAAAAGAAAATGCGGTTGACG
- a CDS encoding CoB--CoM heterodisulfide reductase iron-sulfur subunit B family protein: protein MKYAYYPGCVAKSTAPELYNSTALIAQKLGIELVELTAASCCGAGVTNEGNSFLNTVLNARTFAMAENMGLNILTICSTCQGVMRQVQWQLDNDPKLFGKTNEALAEINMKYQGRVKIKHLLWALIEDYGLDKLVQQVVKPLKGLKIAPFYGCYILRPVEALQYESHEKPTSFERLITALGGEPVEYDGKTKCCGFPILFVQRSTAFEMASTYLNNARQAKADLMVTPCPLCHISLDLYQKKAQSQAGFDINLPVIHLSQMVGYALGLEPEKLGFSKHMISTAKVLREL, encoded by the coding sequence GTGAAATACGCATATTATCCAGGCTGCGTTGCCAAATCAACTGCACCCGAACTCTATAACTCTACAGCTTTGATCGCACAGAAACTAGGAATTGAGCTAGTTGAGCTGACGGCGGCATCGTGTTGCGGCGCAGGCGTCACAAACGAAGGCAACTCCTTCCTAAACACCGTGTTGAATGCACGCACCTTTGCCATGGCTGAGAACATGGGCTTGAACATCTTAACGATTTGCAGTACATGTCAGGGCGTCATGCGTCAAGTGCAGTGGCAACTGGACAACGACCCAAAACTGTTCGGGAAGACGAATGAGGCTTTGGCTGAAATCAACATGAAATATCAGGGCAGAGTGAAGATAAAGCATCTTTTGTGGGCGTTGATTGAAGACTACGGGCTGGACAAGCTCGTGCAACAAGTGGTCAAGCCGTTAAAAGGCCTGAAGATTGCGCCATTCTATGGTTGTTACATACTTAGACCAGTTGAAGCATTGCAGTATGAGAGTCATGAGAAACCCACGTCGTTTGAACGGTTGATAACGGCGCTGGGTGGCGAACCAGTCGAATATGACGGTAAGACAAAATGCTGCGGCTTTCCTATATTGTTCGTTCAGCGCAGCACAGCGTTTGAGATGGCTTCCACCTATCTAAACAATGCGAGACAGGCAAAAGCAGACTTGATGGTGACGCCGTGTCCACTCTGCCACATTTCGCTGGACTTGTACCAGAAGAAAGCGCAGAGCCAAGCCGGATTCGACATCAACCTTCCAGTGATACACTTGTCTCAAATGGTTGGCTACGCTCTTGGTTTAGAGCCTGAAAAACTCGGTTTCTCAAAGCATATGATTTCTACGGCGAAGGTTCTGCGTGAATTGTGA